The nucleotide sequence ACTTCAGTAACTAAAGTAACACAGTTTAAAGAAAACTTTTGTGGCCGTAGGAAGTAGTAGCTCTAGGAAACAGGGTACAAATGTAATTAAAAGAAATATTTCTGTAGATTATAAGATGTGTATGTAATGTTACAAATGCATGATTCTATCACGAGTGTTcgtttttcgtttttttccTACCTGGAACAGTTCATATACTCACTGGAAATTATGGATAAGGCAAAAGTTCCCCTGCTATCTGCCTGAATTTCATTCTATTCGTAGTGCTTGAAGATGTATGCCTTGCGCAGTGCTATGCTACTGCTGCAGTCGCGGTAAATAAATTCACAAACACATATCCATCATTTCCTGCATTaatctttgtttatttgttcgtTCTTTACTTATAActactattttttttacaacgGTCGTTTCTATCCTATCGTTTACTCTTATAATATAGTTCCCTCAACTTTCGTAATTCTTGTAATGTAAATAGTATGTAAGTTTCACTGCTTCGTTGTAGCAGTCACTATTGCCATGTGTCAAAGGATATATGTGTCGTGTCTGCTTCATCACCATTAAAAGCTACCTTTCATCTCGCGTAGACCACTTTGTAAAGCATCATTGATCCATGCAGGAATATACCTTGATTAAGACCATCCGCTCTTCTTGGACATTGTGACATGGCAAAGGCTTGATTGTTTTCTCTGCAGACTGCGATTTCCTGGGTGAAATTGTCATGTCAATCTGCGGAATTGATTTCTCTCTCCGCACAGGAAGCAGCGAGGCTGTAGTATGTTGGTTTGTGTCCGAGGGGAACCATGCtctaatcccatgtaaaagcccagATAGATCTGTTGTGGTTTACACAAGCGgttcacacgggaaggactgtatCTTGAAAGAAATTGTAAGTTTGTGTCCATATCGTTGTAATTCACCAATTTACTTGCTTTTAACGCCAATTTGGGATGTTGTAGTTTTTGTACTTATGGAAAAATGCGCGCCATGGTCTTTATTTTGCATGAACGGCACTCCATCCGGGTCtgttcattattttttttataactttCTGAAACGCTGATTTGAGATCATCCGCGATACTTCAATAAAAAACAGTTACAGTAACTGCTGCTGTTTGGATGTGTGgttgattctgtctctctcagttttTTTCCGGCAGTGTTGCGTCTGCCTCCTGTCTCGGAGACATGTTTTAAAATAAGGAAGAGAGTTGGAGTGTTAGGGAaggtcacggtgtgtgtgtgtgtgtgtgtgtgtgtgtgtgtgtgtgtgcgtgtgtgtgtgtgtgtcactgtgtgtgtgtgtgcgcgcgcgcgcgtgtgtgtgtgtgtgtgtgtgtgtgtgtgtgtgtgtgtgtgtgataatagAAATATTAGACAGACAATTCGTTACGAAATAACAGGAACTATTGTCAATCAAAGTACATTGCTTGTACGCTAAACAATTGAAAATCAACTGAAGTCATAGACAGCAAACGAGGTGAAAagacaacaacagaaaaatGCACAGCGCAAGCTCGGCTAAAGGACACACAAACATTGGTACGCAAAGTTACCCATGCATCCTTTCATAGACAACCAGCAGAGTCAAACAAGCACTCTGTGTTGTGGAAAATAAACCCCACTATATATCCGACAAATCGAAAATCTTTTGATTCCGGTCTTTTTTGGACGCAAACACATCATCAGGTTTGGCTTCATACCCAAATAGCTCAAACTCCTCTCTCATTAACTTCATCATTTTCAGTTTATGAGCTTTGGGAACCAAACTGTACGCAGACGCAAGCGCCATTTTTTTCTGTCGATCACGTGACTGTAGCAAAGGCGGTGATTGGCTGGATCTTGAAGCACGGGATTTAGAGAGTGACACAGAATGGATTTGTTTTTGATCAAGGTTTCTGAATATGAGATTAGTTTTATCGACAGCTTTCTGAATCACCAGAGTGAATGTTGTTCTGAATACAGATAGAGCTTGTGATTCTGAGAAGGGGAACGGAATGGACATGCTGATAATGCCACGAATCTGAAGAGCTCTCCAGGCTCTCAGTAAGATATGATGCTTCTTCGCACAGTGTGTTCTGAAACAGAACATATTATAAACgtgttcattttgttgttaGTTCCTAGCCTGATAAGGGGTATATAACCCACGACAGACTACTGTAATCATATGCATACTGTATCACGAACGCACGTAGATCCTGCTCGCAcgtactgacacacacacacacacacacacacacacacacacacaccgtggcacacacacaccgtggcacacacacaccgtggcacacacgaacacacaccgtggcacacacacacacacacacacacacacacacacacacacacacacacaccgtggcacacacacacaccacacaccgggccgtggcacacacacacacacacacacacacacacacacacacacacacacacacacacacacacacacacacacacacagacacacctaaGCTCATGACATTAACAACGACCTCCAAAAATACCAACTTGTCAATATGATTGGTGTAGAATGCCTGGATGATGTGATGCGATATGACATCATCGTTGTTGCTGTAGCTCTCTGATGTCGTCACGTTGATAGCGGACAAAATGTATGCAGCGTCCTCTCGAAATGTTTCCAGCTTTCCAATGTAGTCGTAGTCATAGTCGCAGGTCTTAACAGAAACAATTTCAAGTTAATAAGTTGATAAAGGAATACACTGATCCGTCGCAGCGAGACTGCACAGCCCAATACGCTCATTTTATATTCGCGTACAGAGTGAGCGTTCTGTTGGGTGCCTTTAAACACTGTTGTCAGAATTGATTTGCACAGCTATCATTCAGAGCCCGTAAACAAAGAAGACAAGCCGACGACAGAGATGGACGAAATCTAGAAGTAAAAACTAATGGGTAAAATTCAAGAACAGTGTCCCAAAATAACTTTGTCCGTGAACAGTCTGCCAATTATAAATTATATATGTCCCTTGAACATGCAAATACAGTTTAAGAAAGAAATCGTCTTTCAAAGTCAAAAATATTGCTTCTCATCTCGATTTTGCCACTTTCCAGTACACTACCACTGTTCTCTCTATGCACTTCCTGCAATTTGGGACACTGTTCTTGAGTTTTACCGAATCAGTCTTGCGTACCATCTAACAGTTGTGCATcatttgtaaaaataaaaaaaatcttagtGTGTGACGCCAGTGGCATAACAGAATACGTGAGCATTCATTGAGCATAACATCTTTGAGTGAACAGATACTGACGCGGAACTCAATGTTGGcgttctatatatatatataaaaaaaagccaTTCTGCCCCAATCGTCACATTTTCCCTATAAATACTCATTATCTAAGGTGGTGTACCCAAGAAGCCATAAACAAATTTATGTGCAACATCAAAATACGTTAACTTGGTCACAAAACGCGTGTAATGTATTACCTCGCAGAACTTGTGTGTTGGAACCACATGGGTGTTGATCCTCGATCCCCTCGTCATACCGTCGATGAAATATCGAATGAACTCAGGGAATGTGACGTCATGACCACACTCAAGGGAGCGAAGAGAAGCATTGTGTCGCACTCCGTGCACGAGTGGTTTCCCCAGAACCCTCCAGAACTGGAGATTTGGCGACCACAGTTTGTCGATATAAGCAGACAAAATCCTCGAGTAGGGTTCCCTGTGCACAAGAAACGTAGCTGATGTTTTGAGGGAATGTGGTgaaatattttattaaacatAGTTCAGAGTTATTTACCTTTGCTAGACAACACTGTCCGAATAgacaatgtttggaaataatTAACTCTGTCGGGGTTGTACGGGTTGTGAACGAGTTCCTTCTCTTGGTAACACTGacgcaaactttcccacgtgacattataggccaatcaCAAGTAAGCAGCGTGTCCCAACACGTGATCTGGCGCCTGTAACGTCTGGtggaatatcaatcaatcaatcaatcaatcaatgaggcttatatcgcgcatattccgtgggtacagttctaggcgctctgcagtgatgccgtgtgagatgaaattttatacggccagtaattgcagccatttcggcgcatatttacctttcacggcctattattccaagacacacgggtataggtagacaattattaactgtgcctaagcaatttttgccaggaaagacccttttgtcaatcgtgggatctttaacgtgcacacccaatgttgtgtacacgggggggagttcggacaccgaagagagtctgcacacaaatttgactctgaaataaatttccgccgaacctgggatcgaactcacgctgacagcggccaactgaatacaaatccagcgcgctaccaactgagctatatccccgccccaataaGCGACAGGCATCCGATGGTCATATCAACGTTCACATACAATGTGTCACAGTGTGAAACGTAGAGAACAGTTAAGTGCTGGAGTTTTGGGTTATACTTACAGCAATTAAAGCGCAATAGTTTGGGACAAAGTGATAAAGGACAAAGGACATATAAGTAAAGCTATTGATTCTTCAAGTTAAGAATTCGTTGTACGTCCACGACCGCGTTTCAAGTGTTagaaccatagaccatttatcctcagtggaccgccaactagctctctctccgctctttctctctattacgaggtagcggcctctcgcatttaggaacctacgcttacatggcctttcagaaatcagggggatgtcatatccggtgtcgattataaacatggacgaagttgccgaggtaagttctgaaaatgctaaaataaactcagctaaagtgcatatggaacatgtttttcgatgagttttgttaagtttagtttggagttttggaaaatccagttcattgtcaccttccattggggcccaaggactgttatgccggggtggatgtagagataagcgcctacttcccaagaaatgctccatatggcttcgtgtctccaaacacctctgacagtcaaatccagctcctggccttcacgtggcgggccctgtcttcgactaacaggagaagggatgcaggcaggtcactggcgccttaaaaccagctgcttcgggcagatggggctcgttaaccttggatcttcgctcatctaggagaaggacaactccgatttcaaaacccgcactgccttgtgtgcgccttgggaaaggcaaaggctacgagaaggaaaacttcgacgtcaaacccgggtagagtggactcgacagcccagcaaggcagctactcttggggaggaggcaaccctgagtaagaacctcaaccaccgaagacggaagacagcagccaacttggcgtggggagaaaatcggctgtctacgcttccaCGATAATATGGCCGTGCAATTATTTTTggacatcgaacgcagaagaagaagaagaagtcacctcccattgtcacaaataactggagcgtgctttcttttcactgtcttcgaatcgctggcctttcaaaccggacgctaagcgcccctgaaagtcgagcgtcgtaacctcgaagggtcacgtgacgagttggcggtccaggctatttggtctatggttagAACATTGTTGATATAAATTTGAATTTGAGCCGGTTGTTACCTTGTGAAGAAGAACATGACGGCCTTGTCATAGTTATCCACGGGACGCACGTGGAAGCGATCTACCCAGATGACCTGGCTCGCATTGTTCGCCGTAGCGAACGTCTTCTTCAGAAACGTTGTGCCTGTGttatcaaa is from Littorina saxatilis isolate snail1 linkage group LG5, US_GU_Lsax_2.0, whole genome shotgun sequence and encodes:
- the LOC138965841 gene encoding carbohydrate sulfotransferase 13-like — encoded protein: MIFGKGHCSCLPRRDLCMIMKMRFRLWMRRKALVIVAILGCVTLLTIALSELSGHQMGTFSVKRLKDNVKRRSTQVVLSSKQVLFTAEVAARFERRRQRMKEACRRLKLTSYRGMRHASERFIFPTRSSPVVLYCPVPKTGTTFLKKTFATANNASQVIWVDRFHVRPVDNYDKAVMFFFTREPYSRILSAYIDKLWSPNLQFWRVLGKPLVHGVRHNASLRSLECGHDVTFPEFIRYFIDGMTRGSRINTHVVPTHKFCETCDYDYDYIGKLETFREDAAYILSAINVTTSESYSNNDDVISHHIIQAFYTNHIDKTHCAKKHHILLRAWRALQIRGIISMSIPFPFSESQALSVFRTTFTLVIQKAVDKTNLIFRNLDQKQIHSVSLSKSRASRSSQSPPLLQSRDRQKKMALASAYSLVPKAHKLKMMKLMREEFELFGYEAKPDDVFASKKDRNQKIFDLSDI